The following proteins come from a genomic window of Corynebacterium hansenii:
- a CDS encoding PD-(D/E)XK motif protein, translating to MNLVLRQHQLDGAIDTGLRHVNVSRRLTGLTADDSATVITVNVDVSTVEAGYFFLRSVAEQIQEQSVEPSAAIYQSIRAFKSLLLGSSMGSTGNELGLVGEILLLRALVDRGIATFDQAVEAWLGPHKEEHDFAFGAGDIEVKTTAKESRRHLISSITQLVATEGKALALASVQLTRTSEAGETLKEIINELRASLGSDEALRTLQSRLQLAGVVPENEHTYTTRWTPRNPIEFYKVDGKFPRLSTDDFAPMHDRIDSVQYVIRTDGYPTLTDDELRALIIGTNLITDAEEM from the coding sequence ATGAATCTGGTGCTGCGGCAGCACCAACTTGACGGAGCAATTGACACAGGCCTGCGGCATGTCAACGTCTCCCGTCGCCTGACCGGCCTAACCGCCGACGATTCGGCCACCGTAATAACGGTGAACGTGGACGTGTCCACCGTCGAGGCCGGCTACTTCTTCCTGCGCAGCGTGGCGGAACAGATTCAAGAGCAGTCCGTAGAACCGTCCGCGGCAATCTACCAGTCGATACGAGCCTTCAAGTCGCTGCTGCTCGGCAGCTCCATGGGATCAACCGGTAACGAGTTGGGCCTGGTCGGCGAAATCCTGCTCCTGCGAGCACTCGTCGACCGGGGCATCGCGACGTTTGATCAAGCCGTCGAGGCGTGGCTGGGCCCACACAAGGAGGAACACGATTTTGCTTTCGGTGCCGGCGACATCGAAGTGAAGACCACCGCAAAGGAAAGCCGCCGCCACCTCATCTCTTCCATCACCCAACTCGTGGCAACCGAAGGCAAGGCACTGGCATTAGCCTCCGTGCAGCTCACCCGCACCAGTGAGGCCGGCGAAACACTCAAGGAAATCATCAACGAACTGCGAGCCTCCCTTGGCAGCGATGAGGCACTCAGGACACTGCAAAGCCGACTCCAGCTCGCCGGTGTCGTGCCTGAAAACGAACACACGTACACCACCCGTTGGACGCCCCGGAATCCAATCGAGTTCTACAAAGTCGACGGGAAGTTCCCCCGTCTGAGCACCGACGACTTCGCGCCGATGCATGACCGCATCGACTCCGTGCAATACGTCATTCGAACCGATGGGTACCCGACCCTAACCGACGACGAACTCCGTGCGCTGATTATTGGCACCAATCTCATTACCGACGCAGAGGAAATGTAG